The Couchioplanes caeruleus nucleotide sequence CAAGCACTCCACCGGCGGCGTCGGCGACAAGATCACGCTGCCGCTGACCCCGCTCGTGGCCGCCTGCGGCGCCGCCGTGCCGCAGCTGTCCGGCCGCGGCCTCGGGCACACCGGCGGCACCCTCGACAAGCTCGAGTCGGTGCCGGGGTGGCGGGCCACGCTGAGCAACGACGAGTTCGTCCGGCAGCTGCGTGACGTGGGCGCGGTCATCTGCGCGGCCGGTGAGGGCCTGGCCCCGGCCGACCGCAAGCTGTACGCCCTGCGCGACGTGACCGGCACCGTCGAGGCCATCCCGCTGATCGCCAGCTCGATCATGAGCAAGAAGATCGCGGAGGGCACGGGCGCGCTGGTGCTGGACGTCAAGGTCGGCACGGGCGCGTTCATGAAGGACGAGGACACCGCCCGCGAACTGGCCCGCACGATGGTGGAGCTCGGCAAGGCGCACGGCGTCCGTACGGTTGCGCTGCTCACCGACATGAACGTCCCGCTGGGCCGGACCGTGGGCAACGCCGTCGAGGTCGAGGAGTCGCTCGAGGTGCTGGCCGGCGGCGGACCGGCCGACGTGGTCGAGCTGACCCTCGCGCTGGCCCGCGAGATGCTCGAGGCCGCCGGCATCGACGCCGACCCGGCGAAGGCGCTGGCGTCCGGCGCCGCGATGGACTCGTGGAAGGCCATGATCCGCGCGCAGGGCGGCGATCCCGACGCGGCGCTGCCGGTCGCCCGGGAGACCGAGGTGCTGCGGGCCGAGCGGGACGGCGTGGTCGCCTCGATCGACGCGCTGGGCGTCGGCCTGGCGGCCTGGCGGCTCGGCGCCGGGCGCGCGCGCAAGGAGGACCCGGTCAGCTTCGGCGCCGGCGTGGTGCTCAAGGTGCGGCCGGGTGACGCCGTACGCGCGGGTGACGTGCTGCTCGAGCTGCGTACGGACGATCCGGAGCGGATCCCCGCCGCCCGGGCCGACGCGGCCGGCGCCGTCCGGGTCGGGCCGGACGCGCCCGCCCCTGGGCGCCCTTCCGACCGCCCCACCGCCACCCACGAACGGACTGAAGGCCCTCTGTTGATCGATCGCATAGCCTGAGCGGTCATGAAGGCCGCCCCCGATCCCCGAGCGGTACGCGACGCCAGCCTGGACGAGCTCGAACGGCTCGCCCTGCCGCTGCCGCCCCCGGCGTTCCCGCTGGTCTGGGAGCCGGGCGACGGCGTGGAGCTGCGGCCCACGGCCGAGCTGGAGGCGCGCGCGGCGGTGCTGCACGTGGTCGTCGCACGCTGCTTCGGCATGCCCACCGAGACCGCGATGAGCTGGCTGCTCAAATCCCAGCTGGTGGACTTCGTCACACCCCCGGAGTGGCAGTTCGTGGCCGGCGCCAAGGGCGATCACCGCTCGTTCGTGCTGCACCACGACGCGGTGTTCGCGCTGGCGTGGCTGCTGGGGCTGAGCCGGCACCTCGACCCGACCGCGCCGCCCGAGGAGCGGCTGATGCGGCAGATGCCGGACCTGCCCGGCGGGGAGCTGTTCAACGCCTGGCGGTCCCGGTCGCTCGTGGCGCCGCGGGACGCGATCGAGGCGGCGGTGCTGCTCGACCTCTATTACTGCCTGGACTGGGCGTTCCAGGAGGCGGAGAAGAACGGCGTACGGCCACCCGGCGAGGTCGACAGCAACGCCATCGGCCAGCGCCGGTGGGCCCTCGAGTGGGCGGTCGTGTTCTCCGGGCCGTACCACGACGACCCGCCGGAATGGGAAGAGGTCGACCTGTCGGTCTAGACCGGGCGGTAGGAGGTCACGTCAACGGCCGCGGTCACCTCGTGTGGTCCCGCCACGTGCGGCGGCACGTGCCGCGCACTGGGCGTCATGCCGATCAACGTACGGGTCTCCGCCTCCGACAACCGCAGCGTGCGGCTGACCGGCTGCACGGACACCGCCGCCCAGCCCTCGCCCAGCGCATCGGCGACCCGGTCGGCCTTGTCCGGATCCACCTTGACGAGCCCGTACGCGTCGACGAGCTCGGCGAGGTGGTCCCGCGCCGGGGTGACCACGAGCAGCCGGCCGTCCGGGCGCAGGATGCGGCGGAACTCCGGCCCGTTGCGCGGGGCGAAGACGTTGAGCACGACACTCGCCGAGGCGTCGGCGAGGGGGAGCGGGCGCCAGAGGTCGGCGAGCACGGCAGCGGCCCGCGGGTGCGCCCGGGCCGCCCGGCGCAGGGCCGGCTTGGAGACGTCGAGGCCCAGCCCCGGCAGCCCCGGGAGGGCGTCGAGCACGTGGGCGAGGTAGCGGCCGGTGCCCGTACCCGCGTCGACGACCAGTCCGTCGTCCACGCGTACCGCTGCGGCCAGCGCCTGCGCGATGAAGTCGTAATGGCCTTCCGCCAGAAAGGTCTCCCGGTCGGCGACCATGTCGGCGCTGTCGCCCGGATGGGGCGACCGGCCCGCCGTCAGGGTGACGTAGCCCTGCCGCGCGATGTCGAAGGAGTGCCCGCGGGAGCAGCGCAGGGCCCGTTCGTCGCCCTGTCCAACCACCCCGCCGCCACCCACAAACGGACTAAAGGCCTTCCGGGCGAGTGTTCCGCCGCACACCGGGCACCGCAGGTACGGCAATGCGCCGTCGATCATCTCCTCCGCCCCTCTAACATCTGCTGATGGCTGCCATCTCCCTCGCCGACATCGTGAAGGCCCCGAAGGCCCTGCTCCACGACCACCTCGACGGCGGGTTGCGGCCCGCGACCATCGTCGAACTGGCGGACGCCGTCGGGCACCAGCTGCCCGAGACCGATCCGGAGCGGCTGCGGGAGTGGTTCGTCGCGTCGGCGGACTCCGGGTCGCTGGAACGCTACCTGGAGACGTTCGCGCACACGGTGGCGGTGATGCAGACCGAGGAGAGCCTGCACCGGGTCGCGAAGGAGTGCGCGCTGGACCTGGCCGCCGACGGCGTCGTCTACGCGGAGGTCCGCTACGCGCCGGAGCAGCACCTCGAGCGGGGCCTGACCCTCGACCAGGTCGTCGACGCGGTGGACGCCGGCTTCCGGGACGGATGCGCCGAGGCGGCCGCGCAGGGCACCACGATCCGCATCGGCACGCTGCTGACCGCGATGCGGCACGCCGCACGCTCGCAGGAGATCGCCGAGCTCGCCGTGCGCTACCGCGACTCCGGGGTGGTCGGGTTCGACATCGCCGGTGCCGAGGCCGGCTTCCCGCCCACCCGGCACCTGGACGCGTTCGAGTACCTGCAGCGGGAGAACTTCCACTTCACCATCCACGCGGGCGAGGCGTTCGGGCTGCCGTCGATCTGGCAGGCGATCCAGTGGTGCGGCGCGGACCGGCTCGGGCACGGCGTACGCATCGTCGACGACATCACCGCCGGGAAGCTGGGACGGCTGGCGTCGTACGTCCGCGACAAGCGCATCCCGCTGGAGCTGTGCCCGTCCTCCAACGTGCAGACCGGCGCCGTGGAGTCGATCGCCGACCACCCCATCGGGCTGCTGCGCGACCTCCGCTTCCGCGTCACGGTCAACACCGACAACCGGTTGATGAGCGGCACCTCGATGTCGCGGGAGATGGCGCTGCTGGTCGAGGCCTTCGGCTGGGGCTGGAGTGAACTGCAGTGGCTGACGATCAACGCGATGAAGTCCGCGTTCATCCCGTACGACGAGCGGCTGGCGATCATCCTCGATGTGATCAAGCCGGCGTACGCGAAGTTGGTCGCCTGAAGTCCGTTTTGAACGGGCATGAACGACACGTCCGTACTTTCGTCGAGCCGAACTGCCGATTCGGTCAGGCGGCTCGACCGTTCGGTCAGTCTCCTGTCTACAAAAGCTGCATAATCCGGCATCTTGCCTTGCCGTCCGCTCCCGTGCGAGCCATCGTCTGTGCTGCCCGGATCGATGGTGGATCCGGGCAGATCGGCACGCGCGGAGACCCCGCGATGCCGACGGAATCGAGTGACCGTGAGAGATGCGCCCCTATACGAGCAGTGATGACCGACCAGCGATGACGGCGTCTTCGGACGCGACTTCGCATCACACAAACGGTCCGGGTCAGGCTGCTCTTTCTCTTTGACACTCGTCGTGATGGAATCTCGGGGGCCCGACCCGGTGTGTCGGCCGTGTGCGGTGCCCGGTGATCCGAAGGCCGGGTCCGAAACAGGAGGACGGTGACGTGAGCAAGCGCCCCAAGACGGCGAACGCGGTCATGTCGCGTCTCCGCCGGCCGGCCGGTCGGCTGCGGGATCTGCCGATCTGGTCGAAGCTCGGGCTCATCATGCTCGTGCCCACCCTGGCGACGATCATCGTCGGTACCAGCGGCCTGATCGACCACATCGACGAGGCGAGCAACGCCGAGCGCGCACGCACGCTGGCCGTGCTGTCGCAGGCCGCCGGTGGACTCGTCGACCACCTGCAGAACGAGCGCGCGTACGGCGTGATGATCGCGACCACCAAGCCGGACACGCCGGACCGCCAGGCGGCGACCCAGGCGTACAACGCCGAGCACCCCAAGGTCGACGCGGCCAAGCTGCCGTACGCCCAGCAGAAGGCCGCCCTCGACGAGGTGCCCGACCAGGTCGCCACCCTCCTCTCGCGGCTCAACTTCAACCTCGAAGAGCTGCCCTCCACCCGGAGCCAGACGGCCAACGGCCAGTTCAACCCCAAGGAGGTCGACAGCGCGTACAGCGTCGTGATCAACGACCTGCTGAACGTGCGCGACGCCTCCGCGCAGCTCGCCCAGGACACCGAGCTCAGCGACCGGCTGCGCGTGGTCGCCGCCGTCGCCCGGGCCAAGGACTACATCTCCCGCCAGCGCGACGTCGGCCACCGGGTGCTCGGCGAGGGCCGGCTCACCCCCGACCTGCGCCGCGAGCTCCTGCTCACCGACACCGGTTACACGATCGCCGACTCGTCGATGCGCCAGGTGGCCACCAACGAGGACAAGGCGCTCTTCGACCGCGTCGTCAAGGGCCCCGCCAAGCGCGCCGCGACCAACCTGACCGGCCCGCTGGCCGCGCTGGGCGCCGACAACATCACGGCGATCCCGTTCGACCGCACCAAGTGGGAAAGCGCGATGGTCGGTTACAACGGCCTGTTCCGCACGGTCGAGACCGATCTCGACCAGCAGATCGTGGCCCAGGCCACCGACATCCGCGACCGCGTGCAGCGCCAGGTGTTCATCGAGACCAGCGTCCTGCTCGGCATGCTCCTGCTCGCGATCGTCTTCGCGTGGATCGTGGCCCGGTCGATGGCCCGCTCGCTGCGCGAGCTGCGCCAGGGCGCCCTGAACGTCGCCCAGTTCGGCCTGCCCCAGGCGGTCGAGCGGCTGCGTGATCCGGCGCTGACCGGCTCGCTGACCCCGGCGCAAGTGGCCGATCAGGTCGCCGAGCCGCTGCCCGTGCGCAGCCGGGACGAGTTCGGGCAGGTGACCGAGGCGTTCAACGCGGTCCACCTGGAAGCCGTCCGGACCGCGGCCGAGCAGGCCGCCCTGCGGTCCTCCGTCGCGACGATGTTCGTCAACCTCGCCCGTCGTTCGCAGATCCTGGTCGACCGGCTCATCGGTCACCTGGACCGGCTGGAGCGCGGCGAGGAGGACCCGGACCGCCTGGCCGAGCTCTTCCAGCTCGACCACCTCGCGACCCGGATGCGCCGCAACGACGAGAACCTCCTCGTTCTCGCCGGCGCCGACTCCACCCGCGTGCAGCGCGAGCCGGCCGCCCTGATCGACGTGCTGCGCGCCGCGCAGTCCGAGGTCGAGCACTACACCCGCATCGAGTTCGGGATGATCGACCGGGACATCGAGGTGTCCGCGCACGCGGTCAACGACATGGTCCACCTGGTCGCCGAGCTCTTCGACAACGCGACCGCGTTCTCGCCGCCGAACTCGCACGTCGTGGTCGAGGCGCGCCGCCTCGGCGACGGCGCGGTGCTCTCGGTCGAGGACCGTGGCATCGGCATCAGCCGCGAGCAGCTGCGCGACCTCAACGAGCGGCTGGCCAACCCGCCCATGGTGGACGTCGCCGTCTCCCGGATGATGGGCCTCGTCGTGGTCGCCCGCCTGGCCAACCGGCACGGCGTCAAGGTCGAGCTGCGGCCCGCCGACACCGAGCGGGGCACGGTCGCCGACGTCGGCCTGCCGGCCGGTGTCATGGTGACGGCCGGCTCGGCCGGTCGGCTGCCCAGCAGCGCCGCCCCCACGTCGTTCGGCGGCGCCGACCACCGGCCCGCCTTCGCCGAGCCGCCGCTGGCGCTCGAGAGCGGCGGCCGTGGCGGCTACCCGGGCGGACGCCCGTTCGACCCGAACCCGCCGATGCCCTCCGGTGGCATGCTCGGCACGGGCGCGGGCCGCTCGGTGCCGGCCTGGTCCGACCTGACCGGCGCGCCCACCAACGGCTTCGAGCCGGCCAACGGCTTCGGTGGTCCGTCCAACGGCTTCGGCGGCGGTGCCAACGGCTTCGGTGGCGGCGGCGCCAATGGATTCAGCAACGGCTCCACCGGCGCCAACGGCTTCCACGGCCCGCGCAGCAACGAGCCGATCCCGCCGCTGCCCCAGTCCGGCCCGCAGGGCTTCGCCGGCAACGACGGGCTGCCGCAGCGCCGCAACGGCGACGGGCCCCGGCCCGAGGACACGGGAGCCTTCGGGCACACCATCCCGCGCCAGCTGCCGCCCAGCCCCGAGACGCCGAGCCGGTCGCCGTTCGTGCCGCCGGTCTCCGCGCCCCCCGTCCCGCCGGTCTCCGCGCCGCCGGTGCCGTCCGCGCCGCCGTACGGTGGTGGCCGCCCGGTGTCGTCGCCGCCCGTCTCCGGCCCGCCGACCTCGGCGCCGCCGAACACGAGCCGCCCGCAGTCGGCCCCGCCGAACGCCGGCCGCCCGCAGTCGGCGCCGCCCGCGTCCCCGCCGGCCTGGCCGCCGGTCTCGGGGGAGCGTGACCACGGCACCCCGCACGTCCCGGAGAGCCTCGCGGCCGCCCTGGACATGACCGCCGAGCTGCCGCGGTACCGCCCGGAGCGGTCCGGCGCCGGCCCGCAGCCGCAGGTCGCGCCGCCCACGAACCCGCAGAACGCCACGCCGCCGAGCGAGGCCGAGCGGTCCGCCGCCGCCGCGGCGGCCGCGCACGAGGCGGCTGCCCAGCAGGCAGCGGCCGCGCAGGCCACCGCCGCGGCGCAGATCGCGGCCGCACAGGCGGCAGCGCGTCAGCGGGCCAACGGCGACGGGCAGTCGCAGTTCGCGGACGAGACGATGGAGCTGCCGATCTTCCGGGAGCTCGAGTCGGCCTGGTTCACCACCGCCCGGCCCAGCGAGCCGCGGAAGACCGAGCCGAAGCCATCGGCCCCGTCCAGCCCCTCGCCGGACGCCGACGTGGTGACCACCCAGCGCTTCTCCACCGGGGAGCCGGCCCGCCAGCCCGGCGTGCCGCAGCAGGCTCCCTCGCCGGAGACCCGCATCGACCGCGACCCCGCCACGGTGGGTGCGGTCGTGGCGAACGGCTCGGCGGCGAACGGCTCGGCCGGCGTGAACGGCACGGCCGACGTCAGCACGGGCAACCCCTGGCAGACCGCGGCCGACGAGGGCTGGCAAGCAGCTCGCAAGGCCGCCGAGATGCCGGTGGAGACGACGACGACGGCCGGTCTGCCGCGCCGTACGCCGATGGCACAGCTCGTTCCTGGTGGTGTGGACCGGGCCGAGACCTCCGTACAACGCCGCACCCCCGAGGCGGTTCGCGGGCTGCTGTCCGCGTACCACCGCGGTGTGCAGCGGGGTCGCACGAAGGATCAATCGACCAACCCGGAGGAGACTCCGGGAGGGCAGCAGTCCTCGCAGGCTGGCAAGGAGCATGAGGCATGACAAGTACGCAGGATCTGGGTTGGCTCCTGGCCAACTTCGCCGACCGCGTCCCCGGGGTTGCGCACGCGATCGCGGTCTCCGCCGACGGTCTGCTGCTCGCGGCCTCGCGGGACCTTCCCCGGGACCGCGCCGACCAGCTGGCGGCCATCGCCTCCGGCCTGGTCAGCCTGACCCAGGGCGCCGCGCGGTGCTTCGAGGGCGGCGCGGTGCTGCAGACGGTCGTCGAGATGGACAACGGGTTCCTCTTCCTGATGTCGATCTCGGATGGCTCGTCGTTCGCCGTCCTCGCGGCCCGCAGCTGCGACGTCGGACAGGTGGGCTACGAGATGGCGCTCCTGGTGGACCGCGTGGGCGAGGCCCTGACGCCGGCTCCGCGCTCGGCGGCCGGAGTGCTCGGCTGAACGGATTGCCTACCGGATCCGTCCGGTATCTGTCCAAAACCTTGACAACACGAGACACTTCTATGGGCCGAGGGATGGGGTGAGCGGTGACGATGCCCGAACGCGATGAGCCGACCGGCGCACTGGTCAGACCGTACGCCGTGACCCGTGGCCGGACCCGGCCCAGGCTTGAGATAGCGCTGGAAGCGCTCGTAGAGACCACCGTCCGCGGCCGTTCCACCGGGCCGGGCAGGGGCGGGAGCGAACACCAGTACATCGCGGCGATGTGCGACGGCGGCAGAGTTCAGTCGCTGGCCGAGATCGCCGCACGCATGCAACTACCGCTCGGGGTGGCTCGGGTGATCGTCGCCGACATGGCGCACGACGGCCTGGTGGCAGTTTACGAGCCGACGTCGCTGGAGGACGAGAACGATGCGGTGGGTACGGAACTGCTGGAAAGGGTGCTGAGTGGACTTCGCAGGCTCTGACATGTCGCGCCGGCCGACCGCCGGGCGCGTGACATCGGCGAAGATTGTCATCGCCGGTGGGTTCGGCGTCGGTAAGACGACGCTGGTGGGGTCCGTTTCTGAGATCACCCCGCTGACCACTGAGGCGATCATGACCTCCGCCGGTGTGGGCGTCGACGACAACCGGCAGGTGCCGGGGAAGACGACGACCACGGTGGCGATGGACTTCGGCCGCATCAGCATCGACCGGGACCTGATCCTGTACCTGTTCGGCACGCCGGGCCAGACGCGTTTCTGGTTCATGTGGGACGAGCTGGTCCGGGGCGCCATCGGTGCGGTGGTCATGGTGGACACGCGTCGGCTCGCCGACTGCTTCGCCGCCATCGACTTCTTCGAGCATCGGCGGCTGCCGTACCTGGTCGCCATCAACTGCTTCGACGGCATGCAGTACCACAACGCCCAGGACGTCCGCGACGCGCTCGCGATCTCCAGCGACGTACCCGTGGTGAGCTGCGACGCCCGCAACCGGGAGTCGACGAAGAACGTACTCATCTCGCTCGTCGAGTACGTCCTCACCATGCGCCGCTCGCGCGCGGTAGCACCGGCCTGACCCGTCGTCGAAAGTCCCGCTCTGTCCGACAGAGCGGGACTTTTGCGTGCCCCGACCGGCCTCGCACCTTCCCGCCGCCTCCCGCGGGCGGGCTTCCCGTCGCTCCAGCGGACGACTGCCCGGCGGCCGGCGCTCGTCCGCTCGTCGGGCCCGGTGCTCTGGTCGTGGCGATCCCCCACCCCTGCGGAGCCGGGTCGCCTCGTCCCGCTCGGGCCCTCGGCGGCTGCGGTGTCACGCGTCGCGGGCGCCGGGTCGCCTCGTCGGGCTCGGTCCCTCGGCGGCTGCGGTGTCACACGTCGCGGGGCCGTGTCGCTTCGTCCGCTCACTGGCTGTGACGGCGGCACATCTCGCGGCTCTCTGCGGCGCGCTTGGGCTGCGGCAGCGTTCGCCGGACGGCCGCCCAGGCCCGTCATAGCCCCTCAGGCGCCCGCGAGCG carries:
- a CDS encoding DUF742 domain-containing protein — protein: MPERDEPTGALVRPYAVTRGRTRPRLEIALEALVETTVRGRSTGPGRGGSEHQYIAAMCDGGRVQSLAEIAARMQLPLGVARVIVADMAHDGLVAVYEPTSLEDENDAVGTELLERVLSGLRRL
- a CDS encoding sensor histidine kinase, translating into MSKRPKTANAVMSRLRRPAGRLRDLPIWSKLGLIMLVPTLATIIVGTSGLIDHIDEASNAERARTLAVLSQAAGGLVDHLQNERAYGVMIATTKPDTPDRQAATQAYNAEHPKVDAAKLPYAQQKAALDEVPDQVATLLSRLNFNLEELPSTRSQTANGQFNPKEVDSAYSVVINDLLNVRDASAQLAQDTELSDRLRVVAAVARAKDYISRQRDVGHRVLGEGRLTPDLRRELLLTDTGYTIADSSMRQVATNEDKALFDRVVKGPAKRAATNLTGPLAALGADNITAIPFDRTKWESAMVGYNGLFRTVETDLDQQIVAQATDIRDRVQRQVFIETSVLLGMLLLAIVFAWIVARSMARSLRELRQGALNVAQFGLPQAVERLRDPALTGSLTPAQVADQVAEPLPVRSRDEFGQVTEAFNAVHLEAVRTAAEQAALRSSVATMFVNLARRSQILVDRLIGHLDRLERGEEDPDRLAELFQLDHLATRMRRNDENLLVLAGADSTRVQREPAALIDVLRAAQSEVEHYTRIEFGMIDRDIEVSAHAVNDMVHLVAELFDNATAFSPPNSHVVVEARRLGDGAVLSVEDRGIGISREQLRDLNERLANPPMVDVAVSRMMGLVVVARLANRHGVKVELRPADTERGTVADVGLPAGVMVTAGSAGRLPSSAAPTSFGGADHRPAFAEPPLALESGGRGGYPGGRPFDPNPPMPSGGMLGTGAGRSVPAWSDLTGAPTNGFEPANGFGGPSNGFGGGANGFGGGGANGFSNGSTGANGFHGPRSNEPIPPLPQSGPQGFAGNDGLPQRRNGDGPRPEDTGAFGHTIPRQLPPSPETPSRSPFVPPVSAPPVPPVSAPPVPSAPPYGGGRPVSSPPVSGPPTSAPPNTSRPQSAPPNAGRPQSAPPASPPAWPPVSGERDHGTPHVPESLAAALDMTAELPRYRPERSGAGPQPQVAPPTNPQNATPPSEAERSAAAAAAAHEAAAQQAAAAQATAAAQIAAAQAAARQRANGDGQSQFADETMELPIFRELESAWFTTARPSEPRKTEPKPSAPSSPSPDADVVTTQRFSTGEPARQPGVPQQAPSPETRIDRDPATVGAVVANGSAANGSAGVNGTADVSTGNPWQTAADEGWQAARKAAEMPVETTTTAGLPRRTPMAQLVPGGVDRAETSVQRRTPEAVRGLLSAYHRGVQRGRTKDQSTNPEETPGGQQSSQAGKEHEA
- a CDS encoding GTP-binding protein, with product MSRRPTAGRVTSAKIVIAGGFGVGKTTLVGSVSEITPLTTEAIMTSAGVGVDDNRQVPGKTTTTVAMDFGRISIDRDLILYLFGTPGQTRFWFMWDELVRGAIGAVVMVDTRRLADCFAAIDFFEHRRLPYLVAINCFDGMQYHNAQDVRDALAISSDVPVVSCDARNRESTKNVLISLVEYVLTMRRSRAVAPA
- a CDS encoding putative RNA methyltransferase, whose amino-acid sequence is MIDGALPYLRCPVCGGTLARKAFSPFVGGGGVVGQGDERALRCSRGHSFDIARQGYVTLTAGRSPHPGDSADMVADRETFLAEGHYDFIAQALAAAVRVDDGLVVDAGTGTGRYLAHVLDALPGLPGLGLDVSKPALRRAARAHPRAAAVLADLWRPLPLADASASVVLNVFAPRNGPEFRRILRPDGRLLVVTPARDHLAELVDAYGLVKVDPDKADRVADALGEGWAAVSVQPVSRTLRLSEAETRTLIGMTPSARHVPPHVAGPHEVTAAVDVTSYRPV
- a CDS encoding roadblock/LC7 domain-containing protein, with the translated sequence MTSTQDLGWLLANFADRVPGVAHAIAVSADGLLLAASRDLPRDRADQLAAIASGLVSLTQGAARCFEGGAVLQTVVEMDNGFLFLMSISDGSSFAVLAARSCDVGQVGYEMALLVDRVGEALTPAPRSAAGVLG
- a CDS encoding adenosine deaminase, encoding MAAISLADIVKAPKALLHDHLDGGLRPATIVELADAVGHQLPETDPERLREWFVASADSGSLERYLETFAHTVAVMQTEESLHRVAKECALDLAADGVVYAEVRYAPEQHLERGLTLDQVVDAVDAGFRDGCAEAAAQGTTIRIGTLLTAMRHAARSQEIAELAVRYRDSGVVGFDIAGAEAGFPPTRHLDAFEYLQRENFHFTIHAGEAFGLPSIWQAIQWCGADRLGHGVRIVDDITAGKLGRLASYVRDKRIPLELCPSSNVQTGAVESIADHPIGLLRDLRFRVTVNTDNRLMSGTSMSREMALLVEAFGWGWSELQWLTINAMKSAFIPYDERLAIILDVIKPAYAKLVA
- a CDS encoding DUF4272 domain-containing protein; protein product: MKAAPDPRAVRDASLDELERLALPLPPPAFPLVWEPGDGVELRPTAELEARAAVLHVVVARCFGMPTETAMSWLLKSQLVDFVTPPEWQFVAGAKGDHRSFVLHHDAVFALAWLLGLSRHLDPTAPPEERLMRQMPDLPGGELFNAWRSRSLVAPRDAIEAAVLLDLYYCLDWAFQEAEKNGVRPPGEVDSNAIGQRRWALEWAVVFSGPYHDDPPEWEEVDLSV
- a CDS encoding thymidine phosphorylase; the protein is MSGFAVVDVIRAKRDGHALSDAQIDWVVDAYTKGVVADEQMSALAMAILLRGMTPGEIARWTAAMIASGERLDLSAVSRPTVDKHSTGGVGDKITLPLTPLVAACGAAVPQLSGRGLGHTGGTLDKLESVPGWRATLSNDEFVRQLRDVGAVICAAGEGLAPADRKLYALRDVTGTVEAIPLIASSIMSKKIAEGTGALVLDVKVGTGAFMKDEDTARELARTMVELGKAHGVRTVALLTDMNVPLGRTVGNAVEVEESLEVLAGGGPADVVELTLALAREMLEAAGIDADPAKALASGAAMDSWKAMIRAQGGDPDAALPVARETEVLRAERDGVVASIDALGVGLAAWRLGAGRARKEDPVSFGAGVVLKVRPGDAVRAGDVLLELRTDDPERIPAARADAAGAVRVGPDAPAPGRPSDRPTATHERTEGPLLIDRIA